The segment CCGGTGGAGGGGGTTGCCTTCGCCCCGGGCCCCCCGCCCGTGGCTGACAAGCTGATCCTAGACGGCCAGCAGCGCCTCACGACCCTCACGCAAGCCTTGAAGTCGCCGGACCCGGTGAAGACGTTCGACGACAAGAAGGTACCTATCGATCGCTTTTACTACTTCGATATTGCGAAGGCGCTCGAAGGGCCGGGGAACTTCGTCGCGGAGGAAGCGATTGTCGCGGTCGATGCCGACCGGACAGTGCGTACGAACTTCGGCCGCGACATCCGACTCGACCTTTCCACGCCGGAGAAAGAGTACGCGGCGATGCACTTTCCATGCGCCCAAATCATCAACTCTGACGCCTGGGAGGCCGGGTTCTTTAACTGGTGCACGAGCCACAACGCCGATTTCGGCCAGTATATGACTTTCCGCGAAAAGGTGATGCGGGTGTTCCGCGACTACCAGGTCCCAGTCATCGAACTTGGCAAGGACAACTCGCGCGAGGCGGTGTGCCTGGTCTTCGAGAAGGTGAACACAGGCGGGGTGGCCTTGAACGTCTTTGAGCTCATCACCGCAACCTACGCCGCCGACGCGTTCAACCTGCGCACTGACTGGTACGGCGACAAGTCGAAGGGGGTTATCGGTCGACACGAAAGGCTTGCCAAAGACCCGTTGCTCACCGCCATCGAGACCACCGACTTCCTGCAGGCGGTGAACCTTCTTCATACGCTGGAGCGCCGTGAGGCCGACCTCGCCGCCGGGAAAAGGCCCAAGGAAGCGACCGCGGTATCCGCTAAGCGTGAGACGGTGCTAGACTTGCCGCTCGCCGCATACAAGGCTTGGGCTGACCGCGCGCTCACCGGCTTCCTGGAGGCTGGCAAGTTCCTGCGAAACGAGCAGTTCTTCTCACCGAAGCTCGTGCCCTACCGCTCGCAGCTCGTACCACTTGCCGCACTCTGCGCGCGCATCGGCGACGACTGGGCCATGGCCGCCTATCAGGAGAAGCTGCGCCGCTGGTTCTGGTGTGGGGTGTTCGGTGAGCTCTACGGTGGAGCCGTCGAAACGCGCATCGCGAACGACCTGGAGGACCTCGTCAGCTGGTTAAAGCGTTGGCCACAGGAGCCGCGCACCGTGGTAGACGCCGGCTTCCAGCCCAGTCGCCTGGACACGCTCCGCACCCGGCTCTCGGCAGCCTATAAGGGCCTCCACACCCTGGTGCTGCGCGAGGGGGCTAGGGACTTCTACTACAAGCAGACGATCCAGCAGATCGACCGCGACGAGGCGAAGCTCGACGTTCATCACATCTTTCCGAAGAAGTGGTGCGAAGCAAACAAGATTCCGGCCCGGCGCTACAACGCGGCGGTGAACAAGACCCCGATTTCAGCGAAGGCGAACCGGTCCATCGGCGGCAAAGCCCCGTCTTTGTATCTCGAGGATATCCAAGAGAACAAGAAGGTTGCGCTCAAGCCACCCGAGATGAACGCGATCCTCAAGACGCACCTCATCGATCCGGCGCTGCTTCGCGCCGACGACTTCGATGCCTTCTATGAGGCGAGAAAAGAAGCGCTGCTGACGCTCATCGCGACCGCGATGGGCAAACAACTTCTGCCCGCGGCTGCGGCTGTTGACTCACTTGAGGACGAGGAGGACGAGGAGGAGGCGCTGGAGGAGGCACTCCAGTCAACAACCTAGAGGACTGGGTCCGCCTGCGCTTCCGGCTGGGCTTGTCCGATTCGACCTCCGGCATCATCACCGCCGCGGGGCGCCTGACCGAGGCCGGGATGGACGCCGACGAGGCGGTGGAGGCGGTGCTGCGGATCGCGAGGGAAGTGAAGGCGGAGGCGCGCGGTGGCTGACCGGCCGACGTTCGACCGTGTCGCGCGCGTGGTGTCGTTCCTGGCAGAAACGACCGGGACGGGCGTCGACGATCTCTACCCGGAACCGCCGCGGCGACGCGGGCTTCTGGATGGCGACAGCATCCTCGAGATGTGGCGGGCGTTCCAAGAGGACGACGAAAGGCTACGCCCGTTCAAGCTAACCACGCAGCGCAACCAGGGACGGCGGGAGCCTTATGGCCTCTATTCCCTCTTCTACCGACGGGTGGGGCAGACCATCCCAATCTACGTCGGAAAGGGACGGCTGCCGTACCGGCCGCTCGCGCATCTCGGCCTTCAGAACCAGTATTTCGACCAGGTCATGGCCGCGTACTTTGGGGGGATCCACGGGCGGCCGTGGCGTGAGGACGTGAATCGACAGGTCGTCCTAGAACGGTTGAGCCGGCTCCAGCTTGGTTTCTGCTTCTGCGCCGTCGGTGCGGGGAGCGAGGCAAAGAGGGACAGCGGCCAGTACGAGACCCGATTCATCGACGCGCTGCATCCCGTTTGCAACTCCAAGTACTACCCCCCCAGGATCGACCACTTCGACTTGGACCGGCTCGCCGAGGCATGGCCGAACAACGGTGCGGGCAAGGACTCCATCTCCACCGACGACCTCGAAAACCTGATCACTTCCTGTCTCGATTGTCACCGGCAGTGCGTTCTTCGAGGGGCGTGACCTTCACTGTCACAACTGAAGGAACGGCGCCCAGGTTGCCCCGAGCGCTGCCACCGTGCCGTGCCGAGCCAAGCCATCCGTGCGGCAGTCAATCGCCTAGACGACCAGAGTGATGGCAAATTGGTGGCAAAGACGGCATCGGCCACCCCCGATGTGCCGGAAGTGGCCGATTCAAGTGGTGGGCCGTGGAGGACTCGAACCTCCGACCCGCTGATTAAGAGTCCACCTCAGGCGTTCCTCAAACCACCACAAATGGATGTAACTCGCGATGAAATCGAGGAACCACTATGAAAGTGTATCGGCGTGCATCGCCGTACATCGGGCTGCGTCGGAACCGCTCTGGAACCAAGTTACCTAAGCCTGGCCATCCTATTCCGTGAGGGGAATGCCCATGATCCCGCTCACGACCTCTTCATCGATCCCATTCGTCGTCCGCCATCGGGACAACCCTGCCGTCGACGCCATCACGCCGACGTCCACGCCCGCTTCACGCCCCAAATCTACCACGTTATGCCGGCGCACGACGATCCCCGGCAGTGCAGCCTCGCAAATCAGCCCAAGTCGAGCCCATCGCATCGAGAGGCGAGGAAGGCGCGGACCTGGGGGCAGCGGCCGGCCATCCAAGTTGACCGAGCAGTGGGCCGAAAGATACATAGTAGCAATCCGAGCAGGAAATTTTCGGACGACAGCGGCAAGACTTACGGGGCAGCGTCCAAGCGGCACGATCAGGCTCCGTCGGCCGCATGTGCGGGGCCTGGAGAAGCGATTCGTGAGCCGCGTCCTGCCCCTGTTCAAGCGGCGCACGAACGAGTTCGGACGCCTGTTCCCGGAGCTCTACCTGCAGGGGGATGTGTACCAGGCAATAGTGCCACCCGGCGCGCGGTAGCTCCCCTACCCCGGTCGCGTCCGTGCTCCTTCTCCTCCGAAGCCTAAGTGGGCCGAGAAGAAACCCCAGCTGTCATACTCACTGCTTCCGATTAAAGGGACACCGTCACGCAAGGATGCGTGGGATGAAGCTCAATCATCGAGCGCGGCAGTGCGGTGTTGGAGCGTGCACCGAAGGTGTGACCGCGCAGCTGATACCCTGCCGAGCGGGCGGCGGCTTCGGTTGCCCCAGCGCCCCTGCCCCGCGCAGCCCATGGGGATGATCATCTAGGTCTTGGACCTAAGACACGATTGGCCAGGCAAGTCGCCTCGGCGAGCCTGGATAAGCCATTTCTCTTGCAAGTTTTGGCAATATTTACACTATGTTAGATAGATTATAGTCTTAGAGTGTTCATATTTGACTAATGTTCACGTTTCGTGTACAGTCAAAGGGACTGAACGAAGTGCTCGTGCGTTCATAATTACGACCAGTTCACGTAACGTGGACACAGCATTAGGATGAACACGGAGATTTGCCATGAACAAGACGACGCGACTACACGATCGAGAAGTTAGACTCTTGGATGACGCGCTTGCCGCACTAACGCGCAATACTGGACTTACCGCGGCGATCGTTACACGCGAGCCACTGCGTGCGACGGGCGCCCGCCCTGACGCGGAAATCCAAATCGAAGCGAACGGAAAGCGATTCCAGTTCTTTGCCGAAATCAAGACGATCGATCGGGCAGTCGCGCTAGCTACGGCCAAGAACCAACTCGCACCGCACGGCAACAGAGGCGTGCTCGTCGCACCCTACATTACGGCCGAGCTCGCGAATCACTGCCGTAACAAACTCGACCTTCACTTCATTGACACTGCCGGCAACGCTTACTTGCGGGCACCAGGCCTTTACGTTTTCGTCCGTGGCGAGCGCCCCCCGAACCTCCGAGAAATGGGAATGGGCACTCGCGGCGGGGGCACTGCAACCGCCCTGCGAGTCGTATTCGCGCTGCTCTGCAATCCAGAACTTCTCAACGCGCCGTACCGAGAAATCGTTGCAGCGGCAGGTGTCGCGCTGGGTGCTGTTGGCTGGGTCTTTTTCGACCTCCAGGGCCGCGGCTACATCACCGGTGGCTTGCGGAAGCACAACCGCCGACTGCTAGAGCCTGCCCGCCTGCTCGACGAATGGGTTACCAATTTCCCGATTAAGCTGCGCCCGAAGCTCAATCCACGCCGATTCCAGGCCCCCGACCCCGGCTGGTGGCGACAGGCGCGCCTCGAAGCTGGGGCGCGTTGGGGAGGCGAAATCGCTGCGGCAAAACTAACTGACGATCTCAAACCAGCGATCTGCACTATCTACCTGCATCCAGAGAACGCCCGCGAGGCTCTTCCCGCACTCGTGAAGCAACACCGCCTGCGTGCTGACCCGCACGGAAACGTCGAGATCCTGGATGCCTTCTGGAACTTCCAACCTAAAGGAACTCAACCCGATCTCGTGCCGCCACTCCTTGTCTATGCTGACCTCATGGCCACGTTCGACCCGCGCAACCTGCAAGTCGCAAGACAGATCCGCGGAGAATACATCGACCATGCTCTCCGTCGCGCCTGAGCGCCCCGTCGCTCCGATGACGCTTGCGGTTCTGACGCTCGTGGATCGCATCGCACGAGAGCTCGCGCTCGATTACTTCGTGACGGGTGCGATGGCGCGGGACCTCCTTCTATACGGTGTCTTCGGCCTCGACACTGGCCGGGCGACGCTGGACGTGGACCTTGCTGTAGCGGTCGACAGCTGGAAGCAATTCGAGGCGGTCAAGGCATGCCTTCTCGAGACAGGAGTATTTACTACTGCCGGGGATGTGATGCACAGGCTCTTCCATCGCGGAAGCATAGGGCAAAGAGGCTATCCCCTCGACCTCCTTCCCTTCGGTGGCATAGAGCAACATCCGAACCAGATCGCCTGGCCCCCAGACCTATCCATCATCATGAATGTGGCTGGCTACCGCGAAGCGCTTGCCGCGGCGGTGGAGGTCGAGGTCCATCCGGGCCTCATCGTACACGTGGCATCGTTGGCGGGCCTTGCCATCTTGAAGTTATTCGCCTGGGCCGATCGCGGGGCTGCCAATCCCAAGGACGCTCTCGATTTTGCCGTTCTATTGGGCCAGTACAGCGCAGCCGGCAACGAGGATCGACTCTTCACCGAAGAGCTTGGGCTCTTGAAGGACCTCGCCTACAACGTGGATCTCGCCGGCCCGCGGCTCCTCGGCAAAGATGCGGCTCGTGTAGCCACACGCGAGACGAGAAACAAACTCCTCGCACTACTTGACGATGCAGAACGCCTGGACCGGCTCGTTACAGACATGGCAAGAGTCTTCCGGGGCGCCGAGGATCCTATCGCCAAGGCCGAGGCCTCGGTCGTCCAGTTCAAAACGGGATTGGGGGAGATTTGACCCTCCATCATGGCGCAGGTTCTTTGTAGATTCGAACCCTGACTCTTGCGCGATGACCTCACGTGATCAGCTCGCACGGAAAGGGCGACTGCTATAGCTTCGACGAGCTGAGGAAGGCCAGGCGATGAGGGGCAAGCCGGAAAAGCGAAATCGGGCACTCCGGGGATCCCGAAGTGCCCGATTCGATTGGTGGGCCGTGGAGGACTCGAACCTCCGACCCGCTGAATAAGAGACCAGTTACAGACGAAACAGACCTCAGCTTACTGAGACAATTGCCTAGAAATACAGGCTTCCCGAAACTCAGGAGTTGAGGCTTTTCTCACTACCTCGGCAGTAGTTCTCGGACAGAAGCCGGACATCTGTAGTCGGTCGGTCAGGCCAGCAGGGCCCGGAGATTCCCGCCGTCCCAGGACGGCCCCGACGCTGCCCTCACAATGGAAGCCAGCTCTCGGGCGCAGATGCCCGGCTAGCTCACCTGCTCGTCAACGCGGCAATCCTGGGGCCGAACACCATCTTGAACCTAAGGAGCCGATCGATACCCCAGTCTCGGATTTCCTTCAACGTCTCCGGATCGTCC is part of the Candidatus Rokuibacteriota bacterium genome and harbors:
- a CDS encoding DUF262 domain-containing protein yields the protein MGTFDSGKQGLTGLLEAVASGKLQLPDFQRSWRWDDAHIRSLLVSIARRFPVGALMLLEKGGDVRFAERPVEGVAFAPGPPPVADKLILDGQQRLTTLTQALKSPDPVKTFDDKKVPIDRFYYFDIAKALEGPGNFVAEEAIVAVDADRTVRTNFGRDIRLDLSTPEKEYAAMHFPCAQIINSDAWEAGFFNWCTSHNADFGQYMTFREKVMRVFRDYQVPVIELGKDNSREAVCLVFEKVNTGGVALNVFELITATYAADAFNLRTDWYGDKSKGVIGRHERLAKDPLLTAIETTDFLQAVNLLHTLERREADLAAGKRPKEATAVSAKRETVLDLPLAAYKAWADRALTGFLEAGKFLRNEQFFSPKLVPYRSQLVPLAALCARIGDDWAMAAYQEKLRRWFWCGVFGELYGGAVETRIANDLEDLVSWLKRWPQEPRTVVDAGFQPSRLDTLRTRLSAAYKGLHTLVLREGARDFYYKQTIQQIDRDEAKLDVHHIFPKKWCEANKIPARRYNAAVNKTPISAKANRSIGGKAPSLYLEDIQENKKVALKPPEMNAILKTHLIDPALLRADDFDAFYEARKEALLTLIATAMGKQLLPAAAAVDSLEDEEDEEEALEEALQSTT
- a CDS encoding type IV toxin-antitoxin system AbiEi family antitoxin — protein: MNKTTRLHDREVRLLDDALAALTRNTGLTAAIVTREPLRATGARPDAEIQIEANGKRFQFFAEIKTIDRAVALATAKNQLAPHGNRGVLVAPYITAELANHCRNKLDLHFIDTAGNAYLRAPGLYVFVRGERPPNLREMGMGTRGGGTATALRVVFALLCNPELLNAPYREIVAAAGVALGAVGWVFFDLQGRGYITGGLRKHNRRLLEPARLLDEWVTNFPIKLRPKLNPRRFQAPDPGWWRQARLEAGARWGGEIAAAKLTDDLKPAICTIYLHPENAREALPALVKQHRLRADPHGNVEILDAFWNFQPKGTQPDLVPPLLVYADLMATFDPRNLQVARQIRGEYIDHALRRA
- a CDS encoding nucleotidyl transferase AbiEii/AbiGii toxin family protein; translation: MLSVAPERPVAPMTLAVLTLVDRIARELALDYFVTGAMARDLLLYGVFGLDTGRATLDVDLAVAVDSWKQFEAVKACLLETGVFTTAGDVMHRLFHRGSIGQRGYPLDLLPFGGIEQHPNQIAWPPDLSIIMNVAGYREALAAAVEVEVHPGLIVHVASLAGLAILKLFAWADRGAANPKDALDFAVLLGQYSAAGNEDRLFTEELGLLKDLAYNVDLAGPRLLGKDAARVATRETRNKLLALLDDAERLDRLVTDMARVFRGAEDPIAKAEASVVQFKTGLGEI